TGCCATCATGATCACCATTCTGGCGCTGAATTTTCTGGGAGACGGCCTTCGGGACGCCCTGGATCCCAAACTGAAAAACTAGCGGACGGGGAGGATCGAGATGAACGACAATATACTTTTGGATATTCGCGACCTCACCGTTCACTATACGACAGAGGAGGGCATCGTTCGGGCAGTGGAGGGGCTTAACCTTCGACTGGAGCCCGGCGACTCCCTGGGGTTCGTGGGCGAAACTGGCGCAGGGAAGACGACCACGGCCCTATCTGTGATGGGTCTCATCCCCA
The genomic region above belongs to Dethiosulfovibrio peptidovorans and contains:
- a CDS encoding ABC transporter permease; this translates as AIMITILALNFLGDGLRDALDPKLKN